From Halorussus lipolyticus:
GAAAGTGTAGCCGCTGGCCGAGTAGGCGACGATTGCGCCCACTCGGTCGAAGTGCGCGCCGGTCAGCATCACGGCCTCGCCGCCGCGCGAGAATCCGACCGCGCCGACGCGCTCGCCGTCTACTTCGGGTTGGTCAACCAGCCAGTCGATTGCGCGCCCGAAGTACTCCAGCGGGATGCGGTCGAGGCCGTCGGGGCGGCCCGGCCCGTCGAAGTACTCGACGCAGAAGGCGGCGTAGCCGTGGTGCGCGAGGCGGCGAGCGTAGTGGCGTTCGTAGCCGCCACCGCCGCCAGACCCGTGGACGACGAGGAGACCGGGGTGCGGGCCACTGCCGAGGCCCGCGAACAGGGTGCCGGTCAGGTCGTCGCGGCGAACGTCGCGGGTCGGAACGAGGTCGGCGCTCATGGTCGAAGGTGGTATCACGACGCCGATAAATCCCGCCGGTTCCGGCGGTCCGGCGGGAAGACGACGCGCTTTGCCGTTGTGGCGTTGGAAAGATATACAATGCTTTAGGAAATCCAAATGCTTCTAAAAGAATTATATGGATATTCAAAGGAATTATTATTCTGTCTACAACGGCCGTCCGCGTGAACGACGCCGGTCCCCGCGGCTACTCGGCGGGCGACTCGACCGACTGCTCGGCCGGTGCCCGTCGCTCGCGCCACTCCTCGCGCTCGTGAACCTTCATCTGGACGGGCTTTTTGGGTCTCGCGGTGATGCTCATTCGGAGGTCCAGACTCGGCCCCGAGACCTGTTCGAGGTGGAACCGCTGGAGAATCGTCGCCAGCACGAGGCGGGCCTCCAGCATGGCGAACCGGTCGCCGATGCACCGCCGGGGTCCGGCCGCGAACGGGAAGTACGCGAGTCGGGGCAAAGACTGCTCGAAGTCGCCGGTCCACCGCTCGGGCCGGAAGGCCATCGGGTCGTCGTACCACCGGGGGTCGCGGTGGACGACGTGCTGGCTCATCCCCACCGTCTCGCCCGCCGGAATCCGGTAGTCGCCCACCCGGTCGTCTTCGACCGGTTCGCGGACGATGCTCGGCACCGGCGGGTAGAGGCGCATCGACTCCTTGACGACCTGTTCGAGGTAGGTGAGGTCCGGCAGGTCGCGGAAGGTCGGCGTCTTCGAACCCAACTCGTCGTCCAACTCCTCGACCAGTTTCCGCTCCACGTCGCCGTGCTGGGCCAGCAGGAAGAAGGTGAACGTCAGCGCCAGCGCGGTGGTCTCGTGGCCCGCCAGCAGGAGCGTCATCACCTCGTCGCGGACCTGCCGCAGACTCATCCCCTCGCCCTCGTCGTCGCGCGCTGTGAGCAACATCGACACCACGTCCTCGTCGGTCGGGTTGCGCTTTCGCTCCTTGATGATTCGGGCCACGACGCGGTTCAGGTCGGTGACGGCCGTCTCGAAGCGCCGGCGCTCGGGCGTCGGCACCTGCTCGGGGAGGAGGTCGGCGTAGGAGAACTCCGAGGCCTTCATCACGGTTTCCAACGCCTCGCCGACCTCCTCGGACTCGTCGCTCAGGTCGATGCCGAACATGGCGCGTCCGATGATTTCGAGCGTCAGCGCGGTCATGTCCGAATGCACGTCTCGGACCTCGCCCGCCCGCCACCGACCCATGTGGTCCTCGGTCACGTCGGTCATCATCTCGGCGTAGGTCGAGATGCGGTCGGGGTGGAAGGCGGGTTCCACGAGGTGGCGCTGTCGCCGCCAGAACTCGCCTTCGGCGTTCAGCACGCCGTTCCCGAGGACCGGCCCGAGCGTCTCCTGAAACAGTTCGCCCTTGACGTAGTTCTGGTTGTTCTGGACCAGCACGTGTTCGACGTGTTCGGGATTGGCGAGGTTGTACATCCACCCACCGGGGAC
This genomic window contains:
- a CDS encoding cytochrome P450, which codes for MTHRGGETPRGGRTPPGPDGLPVLGSLPEYARDPFGFERRVHREYGDVVRWKVPGGWMYNLANPEHVEHVLVQNNQNYVKGELFQETLGPVLGNGVLNAEGEFWRRQRHLVEPAFHPDRISTYAEMMTDVTEDHMGRWRAGEVRDVHSDMTALTLEIIGRAMFGIDLSDESEEVGEALETVMKASEFSYADLLPEQVPTPERRRFETAVTDLNRVVARIIKERKRNPTDEDVVSMLLTARDDEGEGMSLRQVRDEVMTLLLAGHETTALALTFTFFLLAQHGDVERKLVEELDDELGSKTPTFRDLPDLTYLEQVVKESMRLYPPVPSIVREPVEDDRVGDYRIPAGETVGMSQHVVHRDPRWYDDPMAFRPERWTGDFEQSLPRLAYFPFAAGPRRCIGDRFAMLEARLVLATILQRFHLEQVSGPSLDLRMSITARPKKPVQMKVHEREEWRERRAPAEQSVESPAE